One region of Triticum aestivum cultivar Chinese Spring chromosome 6B, IWGSC CS RefSeq v2.1, whole genome shotgun sequence genomic DNA includes:
- the LOC123137163 gene encoding alkaline phosphatase D: MQFSKKKENVGTGIFPLLRGTPHHFSSLLSSSLAPMAGSRLVHLFLLILFVPSLRAAPNTTAVVSRIAFGSCANQSAPQPVWEAIVGFDPQVFIWLGDNVYGDNKRPFRVFGRERTVGPWRNVPRFYPATEEELRGKYELAKANPGYAKLRERARVIGTWDDHDYGVNDAGKEYSGKVFSQRLLLDFLDEDEDSPRRKQAGVYASYMFGPEGKRVKVIMLDTRYHRDPLLSDGTILGDPQWQWLERELRGPQSEMTIIGSSIQVVSNLSATTRPLFYVESWARFPRERERLFKLIDTSKRNGVLFISGDVHFGEIARFDCGAQYPLYDITSSGLTQSVENSVPAVFQSVMRLLAWLTPTPMRVFSPNCRHKSCSYGQPNFGAIEIDWNAVTPRVKIELRDLQGNSVDGVEFPISELKPSNAHANKKGGHSFEAHCSLETELPWLVRHRLALLFFGTIAVFVIAVVLLVIACCSATKLFTRKCKMA, encoded by the exons ATGCAATTCTCGAAGAAAAAGGAAAACGTGGGAACTGGAATATTCCCACTTCTCCGCGGAACCCCCCACCATTTCTCCTCTCTGCTCTCAAGCTCGCTCGCACCAATGGCCGGCTCCCGGCTCGTCCATCTCTTCCTTCTCATCCTCTTCGTCCCCTCCCTCCGCGCCGCCCCCAACACCACCGCCGTGGTGTCCAGGATCGCATTTGGCTCCTGCGCCAACCAGAGCGCGCCCCAG CCCGTGTGGGAGGCCATCGTGGGGTTCGACCCGCAGGTCTTCATCTGGCTCGGGGACAACGTCTACGGGGACAACAAGCGCCCGTTCCGGGTGTTCGGGAGGGAGCGGACGGTGGGGCCCTGGAGGAACGTGCCGCGGTTCTACCCGGCGACCGAGGAGGAGCTGCGCGGGAAGTACGAGCTGGCCAAGGCCAACCCGGGGTACGCCAAGctgagggagagggctagg GTCATTGGAACATGGGATGACCATGATTATGGAGTGAATGATGCAGGAAAGGAATATAGTGGAAAAGTGTTCTCCCAAAGGCTTCTATTAGATTTCCTGGATGAAGATGAAGACAGTCCACG GAGGAAGCAAGCAGGTGTTTATGCCTCATACATGTTTGGCCCTGAAGGAAAACGTGTAAAG GTAATAATGTTGGACACCAGATATCACAGAGACCCACTCTTAAGTGATGGAACTATACTTGGAGATCCTCAGTGGCAGTGGCTGGAGAGGGAGCTACGTGGTCCTCAGTCAGAGATGACCATCATTGGATCTTCAATTCAG GTAGTGTCCAATCTTTCTGCCACCACTAGACCTTTGTTCTATGTGGAGTCCTGGGCACGCTTTCCGAGGGAGAGAGAACGGCTATTTAAACTGATCGATACTAGTAAG AGAAATGGGGTCTTATTTATTAGTGGCGATGTTCATTTTGGAGAAATCGCTCGTTTTGACTGTGGTGCTCAATATCCATTGTATGATATTACCTCAAGTGGTCTTACCCAGTCTGTCGAGAATTCTGTACCAGCAGTATTCCAATCTGTTATGAGACTTCTGGCTTGGCTGACACCAACCCCCATGCGAGTCTTCAGCCCTAACTGCCGTCACAAATCATGCTCATATG GTCAGCCAAATTTTGGAGCAATCGAAATAGATTGGAATGCAGTAACTCCACGGGTTAAAATTGAACTAAGAGATTTACAGGGAAATTCTGTTGATGGCGTGGAGTTCCCTATATCTGAGCTGAAGCCATCAAATGCACATGCAAACAAAAAAGGAGGGCATTCTTTTGAAGCACATTGTAGTCTTGAAACAGAGCTTCCATGGCTTGTACGACACCGCCTTGCGCTGCTGTTCTTTGGCACCATTGCCG TTTTTGTCATTGCTGTGGTGCTTCTCGTAATCGCCTGCTGCTCAGCTACTAAACTGTTCACTAGGAAGTGCAAGATGGCATAG